Proteins found in one Actinokineospora alba genomic segment:
- a CDS encoding methyltransferase domain-containing protein, with protein sequence MRPDAVRRVLDLELTAARERRGGLAPRVVDVGGGSGVFAVPMAAAGCDVTVVEPSPNALATLQRRAQEAGVADRITAVQGDSDALDQLVEPGSAEMVLAHGLLEVVDDPKVTVAAMAAVVAPGGVLSVLVANRFAAILHRAISGKLVDARALLDDPAGAISGPTEALLRRFDTEGLRTLISDAGLTVELVQGYGVVADLVPGSVLESNPGAQEALAQLELVAATTPPLRDVATRLHAIARR encoded by the coding sequence ATGCGACCGGATGCCGTACGCCGTGTGCTCGACCTCGAGCTGACCGCTGCCCGCGAGCGGCGCGGCGGCCTAGCGCCGAGGGTGGTCGATGTCGGAGGCGGCAGCGGGGTGTTCGCCGTGCCCATGGCGGCCGCGGGCTGCGACGTCACCGTCGTCGAGCCGAGCCCCAATGCCCTGGCCACGCTGCAGCGCCGGGCCCAGGAGGCCGGGGTGGCCGACCGGATCACCGCCGTGCAGGGCGACAGCGATGCCCTTGACCAGCTGGTGGAGCCCGGTTCGGCCGAAATGGTCCTGGCCCACGGGCTGCTCGAGGTCGTCGATGATCCCAAGGTGACCGTCGCCGCCATGGCCGCCGTCGTGGCCCCGGGCGGCGTGCTGTCCGTGCTGGTCGCGAACAGGTTCGCGGCGATCCTGCACCGTGCGATCTCCGGCAAGCTCGTCGACGCCCGCGCCCTGCTCGACGACCCGGCCGGGGCGATCAGCGGCCCGACCGAGGCGCTGCTGCGCCGCTTCGACACCGAGGGCCTGCGCACCCTGATCAGTGACGCGGGACTCACTGTCGAACTGGTCCAGGGCTACGGCGTCGTCGCCGACCTGGTGCCCGGCTCGGTCCTGGAGAGCAACCCGGGCGCCCAGGAGGCGCTCGCCCAGCTGGAGCTGGTGGCCGCCACGACACCGCCGCTGCGCGACGTGGCGACTCGCCTGCACGCCATCGCCAGGCGCTGA
- a CDS encoding DNA polymerase IV, with product MGRSGDLPRGLVERFKARDGEWPDDTGCPMLHADMDAFYASVEIRRRPELRDRPVIVGGVGARGVVSAANYIARTFGVRSAMPTGQARRLCPQAVFLPPSFDLYQEVSTGVLAIFRDLTPLVEPLSLDEAFLDVSGSLRRLRTTPAALGAEIRRRVQEEFGITCSVGVGPTKFVAKLASGLAKPDGMLVVPRDQVTEFLHPLPVSALWGVGKKTAERLFDVGLEAVSDVAATPLPRLKRMLGVALAEHLHALANGHDSRAVVAETAEKSVGAEETFETDHWDRDLLKRELLRLSERTVATLRARGLRGRTVSIKVRYADFTTITRSRTLPVPTDVTREVYQTACKLLDEQTPPGAVRLIGVRMEQLGQGEGGQLLLDTPEQGWREAEQAADKARSKFGTAAVRPAALLGARPERAGATEPKPAKS from the coding sequence ATGGGGAGAAGCGGCGACCTGCCCAGGGGGCTGGTCGAGAGATTCAAGGCGCGCGATGGGGAGTGGCCGGACGACACCGGCTGCCCGATGCTGCACGCCGATATGGACGCCTTCTACGCCTCGGTGGAGATCCGCAGGCGGCCGGAACTGCGTGACCGGCCGGTCATCGTCGGCGGGGTGGGCGCCCGGGGTGTGGTGTCGGCGGCCAACTACATCGCCCGCACCTTCGGGGTGCGCTCGGCCATGCCGACCGGCCAGGCCCGCAGGCTGTGTCCGCAGGCGGTGTTCCTGCCGCCGAGCTTCGACCTCTACCAGGAGGTCTCCACCGGGGTGCTGGCGATCTTCCGCGACCTCACCCCACTGGTCGAGCCGCTGAGCCTGGACGAGGCGTTCCTGGATGTCTCGGGTTCGCTGCGCAGGCTGCGCACCACTCCCGCCGCCCTGGGTGCGGAGATCCGCCGCCGCGTCCAGGAGGAGTTCGGCATCACCTGCTCGGTCGGCGTCGGCCCGACGAAGTTCGTCGCGAAACTCGCGTCGGGCCTCGCCAAACCCGACGGCATGCTTGTAGTCCCACGCGACCAGGTCACCGAGTTCCTACACCCGCTGCCCGTCTCGGCGCTGTGGGGAGTCGGGAAGAAGACAGCGGAACGCCTCTTCGACGTCGGCCTGGAAGCGGTCTCGGACGTCGCCGCCACCCCACTCCCGCGCCTGAAGCGCATGCTGGGCGTGGCCCTCGCCGAACACCTCCACGCCCTGGCGAACGGCCACGACAGCCGCGCGGTGGTGGCGGAAACAGCGGAGAAGTCAGTCGGCGCCGAGGAAACCTTCGAAACCGACCACTGGGACCGCGACCTGCTCAAACGCGAACTCCTCCGCCTCTCCGAACGCACCGTGGCCACCCTGCGCGCACGCGGCCTGCGCGGCAGAACGGTCTCGATCAAGGTCCGCTACGCCGACTTCACCACGATCACCCGATCCCGCACCCTCCCCGTCCCAACAGACGTCACGCGCGAGGTCTACCAAACCGCCTGCAAACTCCTAGACGAACAGACCCCACCGGGCGCGGTCCGGCTCATCGGGGTCCGGATGGAACAGCTCGGACAGGGCGAGGGCGGCCAACTGCTGCTGGACACCCCGGAACAGGGCTGGCGGGAGGCCGAACAGGCGGCGGACAAGGCCCGTTCGAAGTTCGGCACGGCAGCCGTTCGCCCAGCCGCCTTACTGGGCGCAAGACCGGAGCGGGCAGGCGCCACGGAACCCAAACCCGCCAAGTCCTAG
- a CDS encoding SIR2 family NAD-dependent protein deacylase, whose protein sequence is MGTEQARELIAKAGRIVVLSGAGISTDSGIPDFRGPDGLWTKNPDAQRMSNLREYQRDPALRAQTWLARRVHPAWTAEPNAAHLALVRLERGGRLAAIVTQNIDRLHQRAGSSRVIELHGTIFDTVCLSCAEVRPMREALERVAAGEVDPPCLRCGGILKSATVSFGQALDRAVLDEARAVVESADLLMAVGSSLTVQPAAGLVGLAARAGAVVVLCNASPTPYDGMASAVVRGSLSVVLPELV, encoded by the coding sequence GTGGGCACCGAACAGGCGCGCGAGCTGATCGCGAAGGCGGGTCGGATCGTCGTGCTGTCCGGGGCGGGCATCTCGACCGACTCGGGCATCCCGGACTTCCGCGGACCCGACGGCCTCTGGACGAAGAACCCGGACGCCCAGCGGATGTCGAATCTCCGCGAATACCAACGAGATCCGGCGCTGCGCGCACAGACCTGGCTGGCCCGGCGGGTACACCCAGCGTGGACTGCGGAGCCCAACGCGGCGCATCTGGCGCTAGTGCGGCTGGAGCGTGGTGGACGGCTGGCCGCGATCGTGACCCAGAACATCGATCGACTCCACCAGCGCGCCGGGTCGAGTCGGGTCATCGAGTTGCACGGGACGATTTTCGACACGGTGTGCCTGTCGTGCGCCGAAGTGCGGCCGATGCGGGAGGCGCTGGAGCGGGTGGCGGCGGGAGAGGTTGATCCGCCTTGCTTGCGGTGCGGCGGGATTCTCAAGTCGGCGACGGTGTCGTTCGGGCAGGCGTTGGACCGGGCGGTGCTGGATGAGGCGCGGGCGGTGGTGGAGTCGGCGGATCTGTTGATGGCAGTGGGAAGTTCGTTGACTGTGCAGCCTGCTGCCGGGTTGGTGGGGTTGGCGGCTCGGGCTGGGGCGGTCGTGGTTTTGTGCAACGCGTCGCCGACGCCTTATGACGGGATGGCTTCGGCTGTGGTGCGGGGATCGTTGTCTGTGGTGCTGCCTGAGCTTGTCTGA
- a CDS encoding ParA family protein, whose amino-acid sequence MQTVAVLSLKGGVGKTTVVLGLASAALRRGARTLVVDLDPQCNATQTLDPDETEATLADVLENPTASVLKAAIAPSSWDGEVDVMVGSEELETLNEPDPGARRLEKLGRALAELRHLLADGELPYQLVLMDCPPSLGRLTRSALVAAQGALLVTEPTMYAVAGAQRAFEAVENTRDEHNANLVALGVVVNKVRTHSYEHQFRIQELRESFGRLVMPVALPDRLAVQQAQGACMPIHQWQTPGAREVSLAFNLLLARVLRTGSRGRHNAVTWPTDEAEAVTE is encoded by the coding sequence GTGCAAACGGTGGCAGTGCTCAGCCTCAAAGGCGGCGTGGGGAAGACCACGGTCGTGCTCGGCCTCGCATCGGCCGCGCTGCGGCGCGGGGCCCGCACGCTGGTGGTCGACCTAGACCCACAGTGCAACGCGACACAGACACTCGACCCGGACGAGACCGAGGCGACACTCGCCGACGTCCTGGAGAACCCGACGGCGTCGGTCCTCAAGGCCGCGATCGCGCCGAGTTCCTGGGACGGCGAGGTCGACGTCATGGTCGGTTCGGAGGAACTCGAGACCCTCAACGAACCTGATCCGGGGGCCCGGAGGCTGGAGAAGCTCGGGCGGGCGCTCGCCGAGCTGCGGCACCTGCTGGCCGACGGCGAGCTGCCCTACCAGCTGGTGCTGATGGACTGCCCGCCGTCGCTGGGCAGGCTGACCCGCTCCGCGCTGGTCGCGGCCCAGGGCGCGCTGCTGGTCACCGAACCGACCATGTACGCGGTCGCGGGCGCGCAGCGCGCGTTCGAGGCGGTGGAGAACACCCGCGACGAGCACAACGCGAACCTGGTCGCGCTGGGCGTGGTGGTCAACAAGGTCCGCACGCACTCCTACGAGCACCAGTTCCGCATCCAGGAGCTTCGTGAGAGCTTCGGCAGGCTGGTCATGCCGGTCGCCCTGCCCGACCGGCTCGCGGTCCAGCAGGCACAGGGCGCGTGCATGCCGATCCACCAGTGGCAGACGCCGGGGGCGCGGGAGGTGTCCTTGGCGTTCAACCTCCTGCTCGCGCGCGTCCTGCGCACTGGAAGCCGAGGCAGGCACAACGCCGTCACCTGGCCGACCGATGAGGCCGAGGCGGTCACCGAATGA